Proteins from a single region of Hordeum vulgare subsp. vulgare chromosome 6H, MorexV3_pseudomolecules_assembly, whole genome shotgun sequence:
- the LOC123402361 gene encoding restin homolog, protein MADHSDSDSSPKSSSSSSSARRRSPPRVRAHSDEGGSSDGVLVELPSQDARSPGADPDAGIFVSMPADDATSGETFEDAPDDLATARSLDESIAVIDFPDESSAAAECRKYKEERDVCAREAATLRRMLQELVGREVSSSLHADDPDERAPLHLMLDDCSRLVLELNSMVRSREEEVDSLRARAAEVQVSKEVVDAYLGSWRQVSELTIGRMVASLDAVVGKDALSFEGADQDGISAVERKTSLLTERYRQALLGIEQLEQVLAEVKPGFVATGQCDHATLFGNVSEELVSSKRNEANFIQKLKTSMEENKILTEELEKTKAAREVAIAEAGKTKAEIEQMEHKLSATKEKLTMAVTKGKSLVQHRDSLKQTLAEKTGELERCMVELQQRSDSLQESEGRIEELKMLLDEKSVEHEKCLDELRETYNAWEAAKASIEQLNDANTALTISDGVLQRIGEVMSEATFPEDLLSLEMIDRLEWLVEQKKIADMVFLEHRKVKDILGSVDFPHSVLTGELDSQITWLVNSLGQAKDDAVRMRNESSEALHRLSAHESKLVSMHEEIDRLTIVLLEEKQEKDILANEQSELMSLYNAAVDKLSVISSQNTELVKAFAEGSDVKWEDNEPLETTKLVEQCLSSIQRRAKSSPVVCESVEKLQALVYTLHQELTLCKLILEEDMTDRSERMRLSGELQKMTEAVYVLKNGKDSLQKEFEKVEEKSSLLREKLSMAVKKGKGLVQEREGLKRVLDEKNSEIEKLKHAIDEKISETENVKHALDRNSSEIEKLKHALDEKNSELEELRHALDEYNSETENLKQALDENNSISDKLKRDLKARNTEMENLKYEIVSRESANTDLREQVESLSSQVTHFDKLQLDIISLSEEKGKVDNMFEEAKVSLDILVDSVSSMAIPVDHPSEDPVKKVSQIAQFIMESQAAKNHLENELQRAHEQVTLQAGRLSDSYSSIKILEDELSKLKEYVSSTSEEKYQIQLRTAAVEEDLEKTKEELAHNANKLEDANATINSLQDALSQARTDVASLSAEKNEAGAKHEMETSALNAKLAKCLEELDKSHVNLQSHSTEHHGYLEKLSTLVMDDSMVSLMAEEFGKKVSSLRDMSLIVKGMHEHLAAMGFQIDPIMEDSEFGKLFSLSDYNSFVTERMLDRRSRKENIDGDSSLNTIVEQCSKQAGYLSGFFEDLSGYMSDNIILLLRALQLASSNFSRTLEQHDSLKIELENKDAQNRAQEDELLSLQKELSAMSSKCIYCTEQMQIIFDGVLDLGYAIDLATGSSSVPSKVGQTLSVLKDEEPGDCIKVVDTLVSSVNKLKSESHRLSDIKGLVITLLDELKMRLKQAESAAETASNDHQLYVERVCKLEEDLRTLYDERNGMEIRIQEYQEREDVLKARELELLSLEHSQTTVDRGITDAISKDQLEALVEKVNKLSIPSGEPHLQSEVAMFSSPMGKLFFVIDEFDAFQREAENLRYENEDLQLTLESHAREIEQLKEVCRNTDSNRRELESKSSELLEVTVSMERMIQRFGYLAGKDALEDNKPASTQTLLPKLEKLIIASTMESGNAKSVKQELGSKLQAREKTVDELSAKVKMLEDLYHSQLVQPEVSKDRAFDASSSAIGSDISEIEDLGPMGKTSLSSVPTAAHARVMRKGSSDHLVLNIGSESERLIAAHDSDDKGRIKSLHTSGLIPAQGKHIADRVDGIWVSGSQILMNRPRARLGVLAYWLFLHLWLVGSIL, encoded by the exons ATGGCCGACCACTCCGACTCCGATTCCTCCCCcaagtcctcttcctcctcgtcctccgcccgCCGACGCTCCCCGCCGCGCGTCCGGGCACACTCCGACGAGGGCGGCAGCAGCGACGGCGTCCTCGTCGAGCTCCCCTCGCAG GATGCGCGGAGCCCCGGGGCAGACCCAGACGCCGGTATCTTCGTCAGCATGCCCGCCGACGATGCCACCAGCGGCGAGACCTTCGAGGATGCCCCTGACGACCTCGCAACCGCTCGCTCGCTCGATGAATCCATCGCAGTCATCGACTTCCCGGACGAGTCTAGCGCCGCTGCCGAGTGCCGCAAGTACAAG GAAGAGAGAGATGTGTGTGCACGGGAGGCAGCGACGCTACGGAGAATGCTACAGGAGCTGGTGGGGCGGGAAGTGTCAAGTTCGTTGCATGCAGATGATCCTGATGAGAGGGCACCACTGCACTTGATGCTGGATGATTGCTCCAGACTTGTGCTTGAACTGAATTCAATGGTGCGTTCCAGGGAGGAGGAGGTTGACAGCTTACGTGCCAGGGCTGCTGAGGTTCAAGTGTCAAAAGAGGTTGTGGATGCATACCTTGGTTCGTGGAGGCAAGTTTCAGAACTAACAATTGGGCGAATGGTTGCATCGCTCGATGCCGTGGTTGGGAAAGATGCCCTCAGTTTTGAGGGTGCTGATCAAGACGGGATATCTGCTGTTGAAAGGAAGACTTCGTTGCTAACAGAGCGGTACAGGCAAGCTTTATTGGGCATTGAACAACTCGAGCAAGTGTTGGCAGAGGTTAAGCCTGGTTTTGTGGCCACGGGTCAATGCGATCACGCCACTCTTTTCGGTAATGTTTCAGAGGAATTGGTCAGTAGCAAGAGAAACGAAGCAAATTTCATAcaaaagttgaaaacttccaTGGAAGAAAACAAAATCCTTACCGAAGAGCTTGAGAAAACGAAAGCTGCTCGAGAGGTAGCAATTGCTGAAGCAGGCAAAACAAAGGCAGAAATTGAGCAGATGGAGCATAAATTATCAGCTACTAAAGAGAAGCTCACCATGGCTGTCACAAAGGGCAAGTCGTTGGTGCAGCATCGTGATTCCTTAAAGCAGACACTGGCTGAAAAAACAGGTGAGCTGGAGAGGTGCATGGTGGAATTGCAACAGAGGTCTGATTCCTTGCAAGAATCTGAGGGCAGGATTGAGGAGCTTAAGATGTTGCTAGATGAAAAGTCAGTGGAACATGAGAAATGTTTGGACGAGCTTAGAGAAACATACAACGCATGGGAAGCTGCTAAGGCAAGCATTGAGCAATTAAATGACGCAAACACCGCACTTACAATAAGTGATGGGGTTCTTCAACGCATCGGAGAGGTTATGTCAGAGGCAACATTTCCAGAGGATCTGCTTTCCTTGGAGATGATTGACAGATTGGAATGGTTGGTTGAACAAAAGAAAATTGCTGACATGGTCTTCTTGGAGCACAGGAAAGTTAAAGATATTCTAGGCTCGGTTGACTTTCCACACTCAGTCTTAACTGGTGAACTTGATTCACAAATCACTTGGCTAGTCAACTCACTGGGCCAGGCCAAAGATGATGCGGTGCGGATGCGGAATGAGTCTTCTGAAGCTCTTCATAGGCTGTCTGCACATGAATCAAAACTGGTCTCAATGCATGAGGAAATTGACCGTTTAACCATAGTTCTATTGGAAGAGAAGCAGGAAAAGGACATACTTGCAAATGAACAATCTGAATTAATGTCCCTATACAATGCTGCTGTTGATAAATTATCTGTTATCTCATCGCAGAATACTGAGCTTGTAAAGGCATTTGCAGAGGGTTCTGATGTCAAATGGGAGGACAATGAGCCCCTGGAGACTACCAAATTGGTGGAGCAGTGCCTAAGCAGCATCCAGCGAAGAGCAAAATCCTCTCCTGTTGTGTGTGAAAGTGTAGAGAAGTTACAAGCACTAGTGTATACCCTACATCAGGAATTAACACTTTGTAAATTAATTCTTGAAGAAGACATGACTGATAGATCTGAGAGAATGAGACTATCAGGTGAACTACAAAAAATGACAGAGGCGGTTTATGTTTTGAAAAATGGAAAGGACTCGTTACAGAAAGAGTTTGAAAAGGTGGAGGAAAAATCATCGTTGCTTAGAGAGAAGCTGTCAATGGCTGTGAAAAAGGGGAAAGGTTTGGTACAAGAGCGTGAAGGACTCAAGCGAGTCCTCGATGAGAAGAACTCTGAGATAGAGAAGCTAAAACATGCTATTGATGAAAAGATCTCTGAAACAGAGAATGTAAAACATGCTTTGGATAGGAATAGCTCTGAGATAGAGAAGCTGAAACATGCTTTGGATGAAAAGAACTCTGAGCTAGAAGAGCTCAGACATGCTCTGGATGAGTATAACTCTGAAACAGAGAATCTAAAACAAGCTCTGGATGAGAATAACTCTATATCAGATAAGCTAAAACGAGATCTGAAAGCAAGGAACACAGAAATGGAGAATCTGAAATATGAGATAGTGTCAAGGGAATCTGCAAATACTGATCTCAGAGAACAAGTCGAGAGTCTATCTTCTCAGGTTACACATTTTGATAAGCTGCAGTTGGACATTATTTCCCTTAGTGAGGAAAAGGGTAAAGTAGATAACATGTTCGAAGAAGCTAAAGTTTCCTTGGACATTCTAGTTGATTCAGTATCAAGCATGGCTATTCCTGTCGATCACCCCTCTGAGGACCCTGTGAAAAAAGTAAGCCAGATCGCCCAATTCATAATGGAATCACAAGCTGCTAAGAATCATCTGGAGAATGAGCTACAGAGAGCACATGAGCAAGTTACTTTGCAGGCTGGCAGGCTTTCTGATTCCTATTCTTCTATAAAGATATTAGAAGATGAGTTGAGTAAATTAAAGGAATATGTTTCTTCTACTTCTGAAGAGAAATACCAAATACAATTGCGTACTGCTGCTGTAGAGGAGGATTTGGAGAAAACAAAAGAAGAACTGGCTCATAATGCCAACAAACTAGAAGATGCCAATGCAACTATTAACTCACTGCAAGATGCATTATCACAGGCTAGAACAGATGTTGCTAGTCTTAGTGCTGAAAAGAATGAAGCTGGAGCCAAACATGAAATGGAAACTAGTGCTCTTAATGCTAAACTAGCCAAATGTTTGGAAGAGTTGGATAAAAGTCATGTAAACTTACAAAGTCATTCAACCGAACATCATGGTTACCTTGAGAAACTTAGCACACTTGTAATGGATGATAGTATGGTATCATTGATGGCTGAAGAATTTGGAAAAAAGGTCAGCAGCTTGAGAGATATGAGCCTTATAGTGAAGGGTATGCATGAACACCTCGCTGCAATGGGGTTCCAGATTGATCCAATTATGGAG GATTCAGAGTTTGGCAAGCTTTTCTCTCTTTCGGACTACAATAGCTTTGTTACCGAAAGAATGCTTGACAGAAGAAGTAGAAAAGAGAATATTGATGGTGATTCATCCTTGAATACTATTGTTGAACAATGCAGCAAGCAAGCTGGATATCTCTCTGGATTTTTTGAAGATCTATCAGGTTACATGAGTGACAATATTATATTGCTGCTCCGTGCTTTGCAATTAGCAAGCAGCAACTTTTCTCGTACTTTAGAACAGCATGACTCCTTGAAGATTGAACTGGAGAACAAGGACGCTCAGAACAGAGCTCAAGAAGATGAATTGCTTTCGCTGCAAAAAGAGCTCAGTGCAATGTCATCAAAATGTATTTATTGCACTGAACAGATGCAAATTATTTTTGATGGCGTGCTTGATTTAGGTTACGCAATAGACTTGGCAACAGGCAGCTCCAGCGTTCCATCAAAAGTAGGACAAACTTTGTCTGTTTTGAAGGACGAGGAGCCTGGTGATTGTATAAAGGTGGTGGACACTTTAGTATCTTCCGTGAACAAACTGAAGTCGGAGTCTCATAGGTTATCTGATATTAAGGGGTTAGTGATAACTTTGTTAGATGAGTTGAAAATGAGACTGAAACAAGCCGAGTCAGCTGCTGAAACTGCTTCAAATGACCACCAGCTCTATGTGGAAAGAGTATGCAAACTGGAGGAAGATCTCAGAACTTTATATGATGAGCGCAATGGAATGGAAATAAGGATTCAGGAATACCAGGAAAGAGAGGATGTGTTGAAGGCAAGAGAGTTAGAGTTGCTGTCACTTGAACACTCTCAAACTACAGTAGACAGAG GTATAACTGATGCAATTTCAAAGGATCAACTGGAAGCACTTGTTGAAAAAGTAAATAAACTAAGTATACCATCAGGCGAGCCGCATTTGCAGAGTGAAGTGGCTATGTTCTCTAGTCCCATGGGCAAACTCTTCTTTGTTATTGATGAATTTGATGCATTCCAACGCGAGGCAGAGAACTTAAGATATGAAAATGAAGATTTACAGTTAACTCTTGAATCTCATGCTCGTGAAATTGAACAGCTCAAGGAGGTTTGCAGAAACACTGATTCAAATCGTAGGGAGTTGGAATCAAAAAGCAGTGAACTGCTTGAGGTTACAGTCAGTATGGAGCGAATGATTCAGCGGTTTGGATATCTTGCTGGAAAAGATGCGCTGGAAGATAACAAACCTGCAAGCACACAAACACTCTTACCAAAGCTGGAAAAACTAATAATCGCTTCAACTATGGAATCTGGGAATGCCAAGTCTGTAAAACAGGAACTGGGATCGAAGTTGCAGGCGAGGGAAAAGACAGTTGATGAGTTATCAGCAAAAGTTAAGATGCTTGAGGACTTGTATCATTCTCAGCTTGTGCAGCCAGAGGTTAGTAAAGACAGAGCATTTGACGCATCTTCCTCAGCAATTGGTTCAGACATATCCGAGATTGAAGATTTG gggccaatggggAAGACATCGCTTTCATCTGTCCCTACTGCTGCACATGCTAGAGTAATGCGGAAGGGGTCATCCGACCATCTTGTTCTTAATATCGGCTCAGAGTCTGAACGACTAATTGCTGCCCATGATTCGGATGACAAAG GGCGTATTAAGTCATTGCATACATCTGGCTTGATTCCGGCACAAGGAAAGCACATTGCTGACAGAGTTGATGGCATCTG GGTCTCAGGGAGCCAAATTCTGATGAACCGGCCGCGAGCAAGGCTAGGAGTCTTGGCGTATTGGCTCTTCCTGCACCTATGGTTGGTAGGCAGCATCTTGTGA